From the genome of Scytonema hofmannii PCC 7110, one region includes:
- a CDS encoding type II toxin-antitoxin system VapB family antitoxin yields MAINIQIEKAFIQDALALGNQQTERDVVKVALGKYVQRRKQSKVLELFGTIDYYEDYNYKPPRREP; encoded by the coding sequence ATGGCAATCAATATTCAAATAGAAAAAGCATTCATCCAAGACGCCCTAGCCCTTGGCAATCAACAAACGGAGCGTGATGTGGTCAAAGTTGCCTTGGGCAAATATGTACAACGTCGCAAACAGTCTAAGGTGTTGGAGTTGTTTGGGACAATTGACTACTACGAAGATTACAACTACAAACCGCCGAGACGGGAGCCATGA
- a CDS encoding cysteine desulfurase family protein, translating to MTRKGNIIYLDYHATTPVDLRVAPLILHYMTTAFGNASSIDHEYGNEAEQAVSKSASHVGKLVSVSPKQVIFTSGATESINIVIQGSLLSQANKKHRIAVLPVEHKAVLDTCHALAKRGLAEIVYLKVDSEGRLDLEYLEQVCASGLSLLCVMAANNEIGNVYPIQAVGQIAQKYGVPFLCDASQAVGKIPINFEEWGITYLAISAHKLYGPKGSGALVIRKGYHLKPILFGGGHQKGLRSGTLNVPGIVGLGEACRLRQLEMAEDEQAIAIKRDRLQKLLLKKIPDLAVNGDLSSRLSGNLHISIPDVPNSAVIARVRHQLAISTGAACSSGVETPSHVLQALGLPSNLIEGALRIGIGKFTTSAEIEQAAEILSSAVHLIRQAMCF from the coding sequence GTGACTAGAAAAGGTAACATCATCTACTTAGACTATCATGCGACGACTCCTGTAGACCTCAGAGTCGCACCATTGATACTGCATTACATGACCACAGCATTTGGTAATGCAAGCAGCATAGATCATGAATATGGGAATGAGGCAGAACAAGCCGTTTCAAAATCAGCTTCTCACGTTGGTAAACTAGTAAGCGTATCGCCAAAGCAAGTCATTTTTACTTCTGGTGCAACTGAAAGCATAAATATAGTTATTCAAGGCAGTCTGCTTTCTCAAGCGAACAAAAAGCACCGAATTGCTGTTCTACCTGTTGAACACAAAGCAGTTTTAGACACTTGCCACGCTTTAGCTAAACGGGGACTTGCTGAGATTGTTTACTTGAAAGTTGATTCCGAAGGGAGGCTTGACTTGGAATATCTTGAGCAAGTTTGTGCATCAGGGCTATCTTTACTTTGCGTTATGGCAGCTAATAACGAAATTGGGAACGTTTACCCCATTCAAGCTGTTGGGCAAATTGCTCAAAAGTATGGTGTCCCTTTTCTATGCGATGCTTCCCAGGCTGTAGGCAAAATTCCTATCAATTTTGAAGAGTGGGGAATTACTTATCTAGCAATCTCCGCTCACAAACTCTACGGTCCCAAAGGGTCTGGTGCTTTAGTTATCCGTAAAGGGTATCATTTAAAGCCAATATTATTCGGTGGTGGTCATCAGAAGGGCTTGCGTTCTGGAACTCTCAATGTTCCCGGTATTGTTGGCTTGGGAGAAGCTTGTCGCCTGCGTCAGTTGGAAATGGCAGAAGATGAACAAGCGATCGCTATCAAAAGAGATAGATTACAAAAATTACTGCTAAAGAAAATTCCCGATTTAGCGGTCAACGGCGATTTATCCTCTCGTTTATCAGGAAATCTCCATATTTCCATACCTGATGTTCCCAATAGTGCAGTTATAGCCAGAGTTCGGCATCAGCTAGCTATTTCTACAGGTGCTGCTTGCTCATCAGGTGTAGAAACACCTTCTCATGTTCTGCAAGCCTTGGGCTTACCCTCCAACTTAATTGAAGGAGCGCTAAGGATTGGGATTGGCAAATTTACAACGAGTGCAGAAATCGAACAGGCGGCTGAAATTCTGTCGTCTGCCGTTCATCTAATCCGTCAAGCTATGTGTTTTTAA
- a CDS encoding DUF262 domain-containing protein, with protein MEISRAFSTVSESVSYFFRRPGIGYYIPLYQREYSWDEENIEQLMDDICSGVKDLLDSADTLHFMGTIILVTENDVENNVKPQDPRALPTRIDNVIDGQQRLSTITLLACCLYRRICEITKQLPERDEMEELQEASNTYLNTLLDVFSVDLMRGKPNRKPILIRGSIDGWTLSGDDNKHYKSDVSSFLASFICAIYLNPNQYPDPRKNSLVADNLKAMKFWLDKIENAHKLSTEDFPPAWDILEKVNQVDLWSYQRPDLVNLIQHRNTPMTDEQEKVCSLVQLFAFCYFLLERCCLTLIQPVSQVRAFDMFQSLNATGTPLTALETFKPLVVNYVDSKGNGFQGSKSEEYFTQVEKLMSTLRSASSKNKRTNEYLNLFALAYDGKKLSKQFSAQRNWLIDEYIKEDKISFREEFVRRMSDTANYCSKLIYSSNKKNLYSALTEIQNVAEPERKEAILCLLYLQDAGHKMANTILSRFYALILRNEPNSEREFVFTCKTVAAFFTIWRSALPNTGLDDVYRDLLHEKMSWKKGNAELTVENLRKYFRKKLDDKGIGNKDDWKKKAVQYLRYDNAKQVCRFVLFVTSHDTIPDPSALGLMKNGMLHSSPYLEPSKWDDENFKHIEHVAPKSQTRNSIWDKALYENDDYEQIGNLTLLPKEINSSASNKGWIEKWIYYRHLAETDPDILKKLKKEAEKHGVNLCEDTIKLLQKTSHKHHIVPIVQLGASGKWDKAFVEKRTERICDILWDRMYDWLT; from the coding sequence ATGGAAATATCAAGAGCGTTTAGCACGGTTAGTGAATCAGTATCATATTTTTTTAGAAGACCAGGAATTGGATATTATATTCCTCTATACCAACGAGAATATAGCTGGGATGAAGAAAACATTGAACAATTGATGGATGATATCTGTTCGGGTGTTAAAGACCTACTTGACTCTGCGGATACGCTTCACTTTATGGGAACTATCATTCTAGTGACCGAAAATGATGTTGAAAACAATGTAAAGCCACAAGATCCTCGTGCTCTTCCTACTCGTATAGATAATGTTATCGATGGACAACAACGGCTATCAACTATTACTTTACTTGCCTGCTGTTTATACAGAAGAATATGCGAAATTACAAAACAATTGCCAGAAAGAGATGAAATGGAAGAATTACAGGAAGCAAGTAATACTTATTTAAATACTCTCTTAGATGTATTTTCTGTTGACCTTATGCGTGGTAAACCTAATCGTAAGCCAATTCTTATTAGAGGTTCAATTGATGGATGGACATTAAGTGGAGATGATAATAAGCACTATAAATCCGATGTTTCTTCATTTCTAGCAAGCTTTATATGTGCTATTTATCTTAATCCAAATCAATATCCGGATCCGAGAAAAAACTCGCTCGTTGCGGATAATTTGAAAGCCATGAAATTCTGGCTCGATAAAATTGAAAACGCACATAAATTAAGTACAGAAGACTTTCCTCCAGCTTGGGACATACTGGAAAAGGTAAATCAAGTAGACTTATGGAGTTATCAGCGACCAGATCTAGTTAATTTAATTCAGCATCGTAACACTCCAATGACTGATGAACAAGAAAAAGTCTGCTCACTTGTACAGCTTTTTGCCTTTTGTTATTTCTTACTTGAACGATGCTGCCTCACCTTAATCCAACCAGTGTCCCAAGTTCGGGCATTTGATATGTTTCAGTCCCTAAATGCAACGGGGACTCCCCTTACAGCTCTAGAAACCTTCAAACCATTGGTTGTTAATTATGTTGACTCAAAGGGGAATGGATTTCAGGGTTCAAAATCAGAAGAATACTTCACACAAGTAGAAAAACTAATGAGTACCTTGCGAAGTGCTTCTAGTAAAAACAAACGAACAAATGAATATCTCAACCTTTTTGCACTAGCATATGATGGAAAAAAGTTATCAAAGCAGTTTAGCGCCCAGAGAAATTGGTTAATAGATGAATATATTAAAGAAGACAAAATCAGCTTTAGAGAAGAATTTGTCCGCCGGATGAGTGATACTGCTAACTACTGTAGTAAGTTAATTTATTCCTCCAATAAGAAAAACCTTTATAGTGCTTTAACTGAAATACAGAATGTAGCAGAACCAGAGAGAAAGGAAGCTATTCTTTGTCTACTTTACCTTCAGGATGCAGGACATAAGATGGCAAATACAATTCTGAGTCGCTTCTATGCTCTTATTTTACGCAACGAACCCAATTCAGAACGAGAATTTGTTTTCACTTGTAAAACAGTTGCAGCTTTTTTTACTATTTGGAGGTCAGCATTACCAAATACGGGTCTTGATGATGTATATCGAGACTTGCTTCACGAAAAAATGTCATGGAAAAAAGGTAATGCTGAGTTAACGGTGGAAAATTTGCGGAAATATTTTAGGAAGAAGCTAGATGATAAAGGAATAGGAAATAAAGATGACTGGAAGAAAAAAGCAGTTCAATATTTGAGATATGATAATGCTAAACAAGTTTGTCGATTTGTACTTTTTGTGACATCACATGATACTATTCCAGATCCAAGTGCTTTAGGGTTAATGAAAAATGGGATGTTACACTCTTCCCCGTACTTAGAACCAAGTAAATGGGATGATGAAAATTTTAAGCATATAGAGCACGTAGCGCCTAAATCTCAAACAAGAAATAGTATTTGGGATAAAGCGTTATATGAAAATGATGATTATGAACAAATTGGAAATTTGACTCTTCTTCCTAAAGAAATTAACAGTTCTGCTAGTAATAAAGGTTGGATTGAAAAATGGATTTACTATCGACATTTAGCAGAAACAGATCCTGATATTTTAAAAAAATTAAAGAAAGAAGCGGAAAAGCATGGAGTAAATCTATGCGAAGATACAATCAAATTACTGCAAAAGACATCCCACAAGCATCATATTGTGCCTATTGTGCAGTTAGGAGCATCTGGTAAATGGGATAAAGCTTTTGTAGAAAAAAGAACAGAGCGTATATGTGATATTCTTTGGGATCGTATGTATGATTGGCTCACTTAA